The Candidatus Limnocylindrales bacterium genome has a segment encoding these proteins:
- the larA gene encoding nickel-dependent lactate racemase, producing the protein MFEIIRLGYGSEVVQTEVPQRNFLGILTPRSVSPAHPPDFLVEKALQKPIEREPLYELAKSGRTAVILVSGKDRVTRGDIFMPLLIRELLRAGIRKQDITVIIATGTHERFTTEDMNIILGPHFDKEIRVIGHDCMNKENHVYLGKTSFGNAIEVNRLAYEADIKILTGRITHHYFAGFTGGRKAVLPGVSGYETILHNHKLVMSGNEVQPRNILARNGCLEGNPVHLDMLEAAALFRPSFLVNTLVNLNHELTHVYAGHPVSAHVMGCQVVDNLFKVSFKEKAELAMASCGGHPYDISFMQALKTLMNTHTCVVDGGVFILLAACPQGIKEGFLRWAKFSSLPELAKAVKTQYDLTGHNSYLLKEILQRIQVILISRCPKDQVELLGFIPATHLEEAKKLALEKLGKSNPSTYGIPFGNVTVVEQV; encoded by the coding sequence ATGTTTGAGATTATCCGGTTAGGTTATGGCTCTGAAGTTGTACAAACAGAGGTTCCCCAAAGAAATTTTCTGGGCATTCTCACGCCGCGTTCCGTTTCCCCTGCCCATCCCCCCGACTTTTTAGTAGAAAAAGCCCTTCAAAAACCCATTGAAAGGGAACCCCTATATGAATTGGCTAAATCTGGGCGAACGGCTGTAATTCTGGTATCCGGTAAGGACCGTGTAACCCGGGGCGATATTTTTATGCCGCTTTTGATCCGGGAACTGCTCCGGGCCGGAATCCGTAAGCAGGATATCACGGTTATTATTGCAACGGGGACTCATGAGCGGTTTACAACCGAAGATATGAATATCATCTTGGGGCCTCACTTTGATAAAGAAATCCGAGTGATAGGGCACGACTGCATGAACAAAGAAAACCATGTTTATTTGGGAAAAACCTCCTTTGGGAATGCCATCGAGGTCAATCGACTGGCTTATGAAGCGGATATTAAGATTTTGACAGGCCGGATTACCCATCATTATTTTGCCGGATTCACGGGCGGTCGTAAAGCTGTCTTACCTGGGGTATCGGGATATGAAACGATTTTACATAATCACAAACTGGTTATGTCCGGTAATGAAGTTCAACCGCGAAATATCCTGGCCAGGAATGGTTGTCTGGAAGGAAATCCTGTCCATCTGGACATGCTGGAAGCAGCCGCTTTATTTCGACCTAGTTTCCTGGTAAATACCCTCGTGAATTTAAACCATGAATTAACCCACGTCTATGCGGGTCATCCCGTTTCTGCCCACGTCATGGGGTGTCAGGTGGTAGATAACCTTTTTAAGGTTTCCTTTAAAGAAAAGGCAGAACTGGCCATGGCCAGTTGTGGAGGTCATCCTTATGATATTTCCTTCATGCAAGCACTCAAAACCCTTATGAATACCCATACGTGTGTGGTCGATGGCGGGGTCTTCATCCTCCTGGCGGCCTGTCCCCAGGGTATTAAGGAAGGCTTCTTGCGTTGGGCAAAATTTTCCTCTCTCCCGGAATTAGCCAAAGCTGTAAAGACCCAATACGATCTCACCGGGCATAATTCTTACCTGCTTAAAGAGATTTTGCAGCGAATTCAGGTGATCTTGATCTCCCGATGTCCGAAAGATCAGGTAGAACTCCTGGGCTTTATTCCGGCTACTCATTTGGAAGAAGCAAAAAAACTCGCATTGGAAAAGCTTGGAAAATCCAATCCTTCAACTTATGGGATTCCCTTTGGAAATGTCACGGTTGTAGAACAGGTATAA
- a CDS encoding acyl carrier protein: MDEVEKIIRKFLAEQILPEAEVEKLDKNTPLLQTGILNSLTLIHLIDFLEGQFDLTVSPAEFQPENFQSIHTICDYIQRKRIRG, translated from the coding sequence ATGGATGAAGTGGAGAAAATAATTAGAAAATTCCTGGCCGAACAGATTTTACCGGAAGCTGAGGTTGAAAAATTAGATAAAAATACTCCGCTTTTGCAAACCGGTATTCTTAACTCCTTGACTTTGATCCACTTGATCGACTTTCTGGAAGGGCAATTTGATCTGACTGTATCTCCTGCAGAGTTTCAACCTGAAAATTTTCAGAGTATCCATACCATTTGTGATTATATCCAACGTAAGAGGATAAGAGGTTAA
- a CDS encoding prepilin-type N-terminal cleavage/methylation domain-containing protein, which translates to MKRSLLLSSRGFSLIEVLMASAILGFALLSLSQLFLQSSLEIYRAKNRSRATHLVDEMMEIMAASPYPIENYQGFSTNSSPANTNPVKEDLLRWKRNVKAFQDTALGTISVVQDNYRKTVIIDLDYPNFGKRDQVEIKRIFSSPFPISP; encoded by the coding sequence ATGAAACGATCCTTACTTCTCTCCTCAAGAGGTTTTAGTCTCATAGAAGTTCTCATGGCTTCGGCCATCCTGGGTTTTGCATTGCTCAGTTTATCTCAATTGTTTTTACAAAGCTCCCTGGAAATTTATCGGGCGAAGAACAGATCTCGGGCAACCCACCTGGTGGATGAGATGATGGAAATTATGGCGGCTTCTCCCTATCCCATTGAAAATTATCAGGGTTTCTCTACCAACTCCTCTCCTGCAAATACGAACCCGGTAAAAGAAGACCTGCTCCGTTGGAAACGAAACGTAAAAGCTTTCCAGGATACCGCTTTAGGAACAATTTCCGTTGTTCAAGATAACTATCGAAAAACGGTTATTATCGATCTGGATTATCCAAATTTTGGGAAGAGAGATCAGGTAGAAATCAAACGCATTTTTTCAAGTCCGTTTCCTATTTCCCCTTGA
- a CDS encoding pyridoxal-phosphate dependent enzyme: protein MKLTHRCNQCQKTFPHAYTPKCTYCGGLVDIYYDLSRVKIYDSPHSLEKYFDLLPIQDSQNLLPLGEGNTPCVHAKALGEALGLKQVFLKVESRNPTGTTKDRMAAVVLSFFKELQITEFVSSSTGNSSNALAYGILKYPYFKMHLFIGGEFQERVRFSDFNPGVLLHVLTGRTFAEAFNQAREYAFHHHLPFEAGFFNPARREGLKLAFLEAVDQVPVEIRWYFQAVSSAMGVYGTYKGAKEFQTLGRIRYIPRMVCVQQEGCCPMVKAFEEGSPVIREHHIVKNPKGIAKAILRGNPVTSYPYIYRLVQETKGTFISVTETEIKEAKALLFQLEKIDCGYTAATTVAALRKLADQRAIPPEEGVLLNLTD from the coding sequence TTGAAACTAACTCATCGCTGTAACCAATGCCAAAAAACCTTTCCCCATGCGTATACTCCTAAGTGTACCTATTGTGGGGGTCTTGTGGATATTTATTACGATTTATCTCGGGTCAAGATCTACGATTCGCCGCACTCCCTGGAAAAATATTTTGATTTGCTTCCTATCCAGGATTCTCAAAACCTCCTTCCTTTAGGAGAAGGTAATACCCCCTGTGTACATGCGAAAGCTCTTGGAGAAGCCTTGGGGCTGAAACAGGTTTTCTTAAAAGTCGAATCTCGAAATCCGACCGGTACAACAAAAGATCGAATGGCTGCTGTGGTTTTATCTTTTTTTAAAGAGCTTCAGATTACAGAGTTTGTAAGTTCTTCGACCGGGAATAGCTCCAATGCCCTGGCATATGGAATTCTCAAATATCCCTATTTTAAAATGCATCTTTTCATTGGGGGAGAATTCCAGGAGCGGGTTCGGTTTTCGGATTTTAATCCCGGTGTTCTACTCCATGTTTTGACAGGAAGGACTTTTGCAGAAGCTTTTAATCAGGCACGAGAATATGCTTTCCACCATCATTTACCCTTCGAGGCGGGTTTTTTTAATCCGGCTCGACGGGAAGGACTCAAATTGGCCTTCCTGGAAGCCGTTGATCAGGTTCCTGTGGAGATCCGATGGTATTTTCAAGCCGTCAGCAGTGCCATGGGGGTTTATGGAACCTACAAGGGGGCTAAAGAATTTCAGACTTTGGGGAGAATCCGATATATTCCCCGAATGGTTTGTGTCCAGCAAGAGGGTTGTTGTCCTATGGTTAAGGCCTTCGAAGAGGGATCCCCGGTGATTCGGGAACATCATATCGTTAAAAACCCTAAGGGAATCGCCAAAGCCATTCTAAGAGGCAATCCTGTAACCAGCTATCCTTATATTTATCGATTGGTTCAAGAAACAAAGGGTACCTTTATCAGCGTTACAGAAACGGAGATTAAAGAGGCCAAAGCGCTGCTGTTTCAGTTAGAAAAAATAGACTGCGGTTATACAGCAGCTACCACGGTGGCTGCTTTAAGGAAGTTGGCCGATCAGAGGGCCATTCCTCCTGAAGAAGGGGTATTATTAAATTTAACGGATTAA